In the genome of Ensifer sp. WSM1721, the window AAATCGTTTTGCGCGAGGCCGCCCACTATCTCTATCCCGACGTCTTTCCTGTCGTGGACGTAAAGGCGGAAGCCGCCAAGATGATCCCGGCCGAGGCTCAGAAATAACGGACGAGCGATCGCGACGGCGATGGGCACACGGAAATCCTCGATAGCCATAGGATTCGTCTTCGCGGCGACCATGCTGATCGTCCTCGTCGGGCTGCTGCCTGGGGCGAGGACGCTTTCCATCGATGCCGTGCTGCGCGTGCTCTTTGCTCCCGACGGCAAAATCGAGTCGATCCTGGTTTGGACCCTGAGGCTGCCGCGAAGCCTGGCGGCCGCCGTCGCGGGGTCGGGCCTCGCTGTATCGGGCTATCTGTTACAGGCCCTGACCCGCAACCCGCTCGCCGATCCGGGGATCACCGGCGTCACCGCCGGCGCGGTCGCGCCCATCGTCGGCTGCTTCGTTCTGCTGCCGTGGTTTTCATCGATCTACTACCCTTTTGTCGGCCTCGCGGGCGGTCTTGCCGCCGCGTCGGTGACGTTCTGGGTGGGCCGCGGCGGAAACGGACGTCCGCTTCACCTGGCGCTTGGCGGGGTCAGCGTGTCGTTATTCCTTGGGGCGATCACGATCTACGTACTGCTTCTGGCCGGGCCGCTATCGACCGCACTGCTGTTCTGGCTGTCCGGCGGCTTCGCCGGGCGCACGTGGTCGCACCTCGTCCAAATGCTTCCCTGGGTGGGGCTCGGGGTGGTGGGTGCGCTGTTGATGCACCGGGTGATTGCCATGTTCGCCCTAAGTGACCACGCCGCCGCCGGAATGGGTGTGCAGCTCAGTTTCTGGAAACCCGCCCTTTTGCTTCTCGGCATCTGTCCGGTGGCGGGAGTCGCGCCGGTCGCGGGACCCGTCGCCTTCGTCGGTCTCGCAGCCCCGCATATCGCGCGGCTCCTGCGGCCCTCAGGAACGGCCGTTGAGATCGCGCTCACGGCGGCAATCGGGGCTTTGATGGTGACCTCAGCCGACCTCGTCGCTCGCACCATTGCCATGCCCAAGGAACTTCCCGTCGGCATCATAACCGCGCTTCTCGGCGGGCCGATCTTCATCTATCTCATCCAGCGAGGGCGCGTCCGTTTCAAAGGAGAGGCAGCATGACCTCGGACGCGCCCGCCCTCACCCGACCGAAACCGTGGCTCCTGCCGGCGGTCATTCTGCTGGTCCTGCTCTCGTTCGTCGCTGCCGTGTTCCTTGGCGTGGTCGACATCCCCACGGTGGACGTCGCCTCGGTTCTGATTGGAGGCGGTTCGGCTGAAGCCCGTTCGATCATTCTCGACATCCGCCTGCCGCGTATTGTCACGGGCATGCTTGCCGGCATTCAGTTCGGGGTCGCGGGACTGTTGCTCCAGACGATAACCCGAAACCCTCTCGCCGATCCCTCACTGATGGGGGTGTCCCAGGGAGCGACTTTGACGGTCACGGTGTTCTTGCTGTTCACCGTCTACATCTTCAACCCCGGTTCCAATACGGTCGCTGAGCTGCCGATCGCATGGCTGCCGGCGGCCGGAATGGTGGGTGGCATGGCGGCGGGAGGCATCATCTACTTGATGGCTTTTCGGCTCGGCCTCAGTCCGCTCAGGGTCACCCTGTGCGGGATCGCGATTGGGGCAGTGCTGCACGCGCTTGCCATAGGCCTGATCGCGGGCTGGGGATCGGCCCGCATCGAGATCATTCTCGAATGGCTCTCCGGAAGCCTATACGCGCGCACATGGGATCACGCGATCTTCCTGCTGCCGTTCACGATCGCCGGTCTGGCCGTGCTCCCTCTGATCTACCGCCCGCTGGTCCTCTTGCAGTTCGACTCCGCTGTCGCCCGTTCCTTTGGCCTCTCCTACCGCAAGCAGTTCACGCTCGCCCTGCTTGTATCCTGTGCGCTCGCCGCCAGCGCCGTCGGAGCAGTGGGCCCGATCGTTTTCGTCGGACTCATGGTTCCGCATCTGGCGCGGTTCCTCGCCGGGCGCCATTTCCCGCTGGTGCTGCCTTTGACGGTCGTCCTCGGCGTGATCATCGTCACCCTCGCGGACCTGATCGGTCGTCTGGTCGGACACGCCGAGGAAGTGCCGATCGGAGTGGTCACGGCCATCGTCGGCGTGCCGGTCTTGCTCGCCCTCCTACGCAAAGCTCCCTGAGATCGCCCATGTCCCTGAGATGTTCGCAATTGTCGGTTCACTACGGTCGCCGGAAAGCGCTGAACGGCTTTCGGCTATCGGTCCAGAAGGGAGAAATCCGAGCCCTTATCGGACCGAACGGCTCCGGAAAAAGTACGGCGCTGCAGGCAATGGCAGGATTGATCCGGCCCGCGGAGGGGCAAGCGGAGATCGGCGATATTCCGGTGGATTCGCTGTCGCGACGCGCCATCGCCAGGAAGCTGGCCTTCCTGCCGCAGCAGCCGTCCGCCCCGGACGAGATGACGATCGCCCAGCTCGTGCGGCAGGGGCGCTTCGCCCACGTCGGACTCTTCCGCTCCTATGACCGCAAGGACGAGGCGGCCATCGAGTGGGCGCTTGAGAGCACCGGCCTCACGAGTCTGGCCGACAGGGCGCTCCAGGAACTCTCGGGCGGCGAACGGCAACGGGCATGGATATCGGCGGCGCTGGCGCAGGAGGCGGGCATCCTGCTGCTCGACGAGCCGACGTCGTTCCTGGACATCGGATATCAGGTCGAGGTTCTGGACCTCGTCCATCGCCTGAGCCGCGAGAGGGGCGTCACGATCGTCATGGCGATCCATGACATCAACCAGGCGATAGCCGTCAGCGACCGCATCTCCTTGCTGGAAAAGGGCGAGTTGCGCTTCGACGGGGAGCCAAGGGCGCTCGCCGAAAGCGGCCTGATCGAAAAGACATTTCGGGTAAAGGGGCGGTTCGTCGAGGTCGCCCCCGACAAACCGCCGCATTTCGACGTCGAGCTTACGCGGTTTCTGCGTTCGGGCGCTTGACCAGGCGGAACACGATCTTGGTCTGGGTGTAATAGTTCAAGGCGTCGGCGAAATCCGGCGTCCAGCCATCCTCGACAAACGGAATGAAACCGTCATACTCTAGTTTCCGGCCGGAGACCTCGAAACCGGCCTTCGCAAAGGCGCGCCCGTAATCGGAAATGGAGCGGTCCTGGACGACCGTGTTCGTGCGTTTCGCCACGAGCTCGCGCCACTTCGGCCAGAGCGGGTTATCGGTGTGGCAACCGGTGACCGCATAATAGACGCCTCCGGGCTTCAGCGCCTTGAAGATGTCCGCGGCATGGGCGTCGATGTCCTCGACGAGGTAGATGACCTCGTGGCTGATGGCGAGATCGAATTCCTCGACCCAGCCTTCGAGGGTTCCGCCAACAGCATGCTGGACGGGAATGTTGCCCTTGAAAGTCTCGGCCTTTGCGATCGATTGCTCCGCAATGTCGATGCCGAGCGCCTTGCGGAACGGCTTGATCGCATGGAGATGCCGCAGCAGGCCGCCTTGGTTGCAGCCAAAATCGAGGACGTTCTTTTCCGAAAGATCGCGCTCGACGATCAGATCGATGAGATGCCGCCAGATCGGGGCGTGTCCGTCCGCCATCCTGTCATCGGCGTCGGGGTCGACGTACCAGGTGGTGATGGTTTTCTGGGCATCCTGGCGCATCCGCCGTTTCTCCGGTGCGATTCATCTGATGCCAGTGTCATAGGGTGACCAGGACGTCGTGGGTAGGTCAAATCGAAACAAGTTTCGACCTCACTATTCCGGATGGCCGCCCCCGATACACGCAATGCCGCCCTTCGGTACTCTGGCCGCGAATCTCACAGCCCCAACCAACCGTAACGGGAGAAACCGGAATAATCGACCCTCTGCGGTCATCGCGTCGTGTGACCTAGACGTCAAAGACGGGGCGGTAAGCGGCCCTTGATTTGAGCCACCCCGCTAACGGCGCGCGCCATGCCTCATGGTGGCGTTCCTTGGCGGGGATCACGTGACGTGAACATCGGCAGCCTGCCATACCCGCCCCCTCTCAACGAAGCACGCACTACCCTCTCGCGGCCGTTCTGCGGATTGTGGGCTCCTTGCCACCATCGGCTACTTGATTAGCCGATGAGCCACCGGTGGGGGCATTGCGTCGCGCTCGCTAAGCAGCAGATAGGAGACCCTCGATAGCATCCACAGATCAACAACGCCGCTGGACCCAAGCTCGACATGAGCCAGGCTTCGAACGACGAAAAGATGCGTCCTGTCCGTGTCAGCCGCGGCCGCTAACCTGATGCTCTCCGAATAGGGGATCAGCGTATCATCCCGGCCGTGAATGAGGATGAGAGTGGCCTCGAGATCGGCCATATTCCGTGACTGGAGGTCAAGGCGATGGAACTCGGTGAGCACCGACGCCGGCAGTTTGGAGACGAGCAGCGGCGTCTTCTCCGGATCCCTATTGAGGAGCAGCCGATGTACAGCTTGACCCTCTGGCCCAAGCTGCGCGGCCATACCTCTCACATCAGCGTCGGGGTCCGCGAGCTTTGTCTCTGACATCGCTTTGAGAATCCGCCGATCCGCGGGGTCCTTCAGCCACACTGCGCTGCTGTGAACGAAGACCCAGGTGGCATAGGAGCTCGGCGTTCGTCTCTGCCAGCGCCGATCGGGGCCTTCGCGAAAATAGCCTGTCGTCAAATAGGTGCCGAGGGAAATGATGTCGTAGTAGGTGCCGATGGCATAAACGAAACGGACAAGCCTCCGCGTCTGTGGGTTCATCGCCGCCAGGATGGCCGGCCCTGCAGCATAGGAAAAGGCGACGATCCCGACGCTCTTCTCGGCCCCAGCGGTCTCCTTCGAGGCGATGTGCCAAGTGAGCGCGCTGAGCTCATCAACATCCTCAGACCGGATCGACAGTTCACGGAGGCTTTGCAGGTCCGGCACGAACACCATGAATCGCGATCTCGCCATGGTCTCCGCGAACGCGACGATGCGGGGGTCGTCCTTGCCAAGCCGCACGACTCCGGGCACGACGACCACGGTCGCCCGTGCATGCTCGCCTCCGCCGGGACGATAGACATCCGCGGTGTTCGTTTTCCCTGGTACGCGATAGGTGATCTCTTCGCGGATGGGGGCCGCCCTCCACTCCTTCAGGCGGCTCGCCCCAGAGCCTGCGGCGACGTCCTCGATCACCAGAAGGGCTTCGACGGCGCGGAAGATCAAGGGTTTGAAAGCCACCATGGCGAACACCAGGAGCGCAGCGATCCAAAACCATCGTCTCATCAGGGCAGGTGTCTCTAGCTGAATTTCTTACCATGCGAGGTGCGTCGGGCCGCCCTATTTTGGTGGACTGAGCCTAGGGTCAGGCCCATAAACTGACCGAAACCGTCAGATGACCGCATTAAGCCCCATCCATTCATTCATTCGACCAGCCACGCAACCTCTGGAATCCGCCTGCGAATATTCCCGCTACGAACTACCGCCGTCAGCGCCGAGCTTTCAATCCAGGCGCTGATTTCGGATGTTTAGCGCGGGATCAGGAAAATATACGCGTTTTTCCGCCCGCAGTCCGCGCGAACCCCTTAGAATCGATGACGTTTATGATTTAGGTCCACCCGACCTAAAATCATCGTGATCTCAGGCGGGAGGCGGCTCGGGCTTTGCCAGACCGCCGAGATCGGGTTCGCCGCAGCGCCTGAGGATCGCGTCGCGCACGGCGTCGCGCAGTTGCAGGATGGCTGCGAAATCCGTTCCCGTCGGCGCGACCGCCTCGGCGATCTCGATGCTGAGCGGGGCGCGTCTCGGAAACCATTGTTCGCCCCGAAGCACGGACCTCGTTCCCCGGATGACGCCCGGAACGATCTTGAGACCCGCCTCCGCGGCCACCTTGAAGGCGCCGAGATAGAAGCCGGAGAGGCCCGCCCTGCGCGTGAATGCGCCCTCTGGAAAAACGACGAGAACCCGGCCTTTGCGCGCCAGGTCCGTCAACGCCCTGGCGTCCTGCAGGCTACCGGATACATCGTAGCGCTCAACGAAGGGGATGCCGAGACGCCGCAGCAACGGGCCCGTGAGGAATTGCCGGGCAAGCTCCCTTTTAGCCACGATTGCCGGCTCGCCCGAGAGAACCGCGGCGAGGACGAGCACGTC includes:
- a CDS encoding iron ABC transporter permease, yielding MGTRKSSIAIGFVFAATMLIVLVGLLPGARTLSIDAVLRVLFAPDGKIESILVWTLRLPRSLAAAVAGSGLAVSGYLLQALTRNPLADPGITGVTAGAVAPIVGCFVLLPWFSSIYYPFVGLAGGLAAASVTFWVGRGGNGRPLHLALGGVSVSLFLGAITIYVLLLAGPLSTALLFWLSGGFAGRTWSHLVQMLPWVGLGVVGALLMHRVIAMFALSDHAAAGMGVQLSFWKPALLLLGICPVAGVAPVAGPVAFVGLAAPHIARLLRPSGTAVEIALTAAIGALMVTSADLVARTIAMPKELPVGIITALLGGPIFIYLIQRGRVRFKGEAA
- a CDS encoding iron ABC transporter permease encodes the protein MTSDAPALTRPKPWLLPAVILLVLLSFVAAVFLGVVDIPTVDVASVLIGGGSAEARSIILDIRLPRIVTGMLAGIQFGVAGLLLQTITRNPLADPSLMGVSQGATLTVTVFLLFTVYIFNPGSNTVAELPIAWLPAAGMVGGMAAGGIIYLMAFRLGLSPLRVTLCGIAIGAVLHALAIGLIAGWGSARIEIILEWLSGSLYARTWDHAIFLLPFTIAGLAVLPLIYRPLVLLQFDSAVARSFGLSYRKQFTLALLVSCALAASAVGAVGPIVFVGLMVPHLARFLAGRHFPLVLPLTVVLGVIIVTLADLIGRLVGHAEEVPIGVVTAIVGVPVLLALLRKAP
- a CDS encoding ABC transporter ATP-binding protein — translated: MSLRCSQLSVHYGRRKALNGFRLSVQKGEIRALIGPNGSGKSTALQAMAGLIRPAEGQAEIGDIPVDSLSRRAIARKLAFLPQQPSAPDEMTIAQLVRQGRFAHVGLFRSYDRKDEAAIEWALESTGLTSLADRALQELSGGERQRAWISAALAQEAGILLLDEPTSFLDIGYQVEVLDLVHRLSRERGVTIVMAIHDINQAIAVSDRISLLEKGELRFDGEPRALAESGLIEKTFRVKGRFVEVAPDKPPHFDVELTRFLRSGA
- a CDS encoding bifunctional 2-polyprenyl-6-hydroxyphenol methylase/3-demethylubiquinol 3-O-methyltransferase UbiG; this encodes MRQDAQKTITTWYVDPDADDRMADGHAPIWRHLIDLIVERDLSEKNVLDFGCNQGGLLRHLHAIKPFRKALGIDIAEQSIAKAETFKGNIPVQHAVGGTLEGWVEEFDLAISHEVIYLVEDIDAHAADIFKALKPGGVYYAVTGCHTDNPLWPKWRELVAKRTNTVVQDRSISDYGRAFAKAGFEVSGRKLEYDGFIPFVEDGWTPDFADALNYYTQTKIVFRLVKRPNAETA